The Streptococcus sp. VT 162 genome has a window encoding:
- a CDS encoding transcriptional regulator, with protein sequence MKIRFEMKTEFSEKDPHILIQAAQLTDQAREVMEYLEQFSTTNQVVIPIRTDDHLVMVKIEDLILADIDKNLLTIYTVDGIYKTKETLTNFQNRINRRNFIQISRHSVINIDHLESLSDSFSGNMMAKMTRGLKSSVSRKYVKSLMDYLGL encoded by the coding sequence ATGAAGATTCGTTTTGAAATGAAGACAGAGTTTTCAGAAAAAGACCCACACATTTTAATTCAGGCAGCTCAGTTAACCGACCAAGCAAGAGAGGTCATGGAGTATTTAGAACAATTTTCAACGACCAATCAGGTGGTCATTCCTATTCGAACGGATGATCATCTGGTTATGGTGAAAATTGAGGATCTTATTCTAGCAGATATCGATAAGAATTTGTTGACCATTTATACGGTAGATGGGATTTATAAAACTAAGGAAACATTAACAAACTTTCAGAATCGAATTAATCGACGTAACTTTATACAGATATCACGTCATTCAGTTATAAACATTGACCATTTAGAGTCATTATCGGATAGCTTTTCAGGGAACATGATGGCTAAGATGACTCGGGGTCTCAAATCGAGTGTGAGT
- a CDS encoding multidrug ABC transporter permease, whose translation MLALLKRNFILYFRNRSGVFFSLLGALISFLLYIIFLQKNLTDSWSQLPNSTNLLNNWLMGGTLAVTGMTTSFTALKQMVQDRENQVNQDLFLTDLGNWGLQASYLISSIVISFVMQIFMYAVMSFYFKESPVISHLPEIALIMLLSSLLSSLVNVLLIYRFQSVDSLGKLATIVGTASGFLVGTYIPIGVLPDFAQIIMKCTPATYIASLYRQVLMKERLEIAFSGNNSLLQEFQEKMGIQINWQELLTKEETYFIVVIISLIAILLWLLFVKVFSKRK comes from the coding sequence ATGCTAGCTTTATTAAAACGGAATTTTATCTTATATTTTCGTAATCGTTCGGGAGTATTTTTCTCATTATTGGGGGCATTGATTTCCTTCCTCCTTTATATCATTTTTTTGCAGAAGAATTTGACAGATTCTTGGTCCCAACTCCCTAATAGTACGAACCTTTTAAACAACTGGCTGATGGGTGGGACTTTGGCTGTGACTGGGATGACAACCAGTTTTACGGCTCTTAAACAAATGGTACAGGATCGCGAAAATCAAGTGAATCAAGATCTTTTCTTGACAGATTTAGGTAACTGGGGCTTACAGGCGTCCTATCTGATCAGTAGTATTGTTATTTCTTTTGTCATGCAGATATTTATGTATGCTGTTATGAGTTTTTATTTTAAAGAGAGCCCAGTTATCAGCCATTTACCGGAAATTGCTTTGATTATGTTGTTAAGCAGTCTGCTTTCAAGTTTGGTAAATGTTCTCTTGATTTACCGTTTTCAATCTGTAGATAGCCTTGGTAAACTGGCAACGATAGTGGGAACTGCCTCTGGATTTTTAGTAGGAACTTATATCCCCATTGGAGTATTACCTGATTTTGCACAGATTATCATGAAGTGTACCCCTGCAACTTATATTGCTTCTCTCTATCGACAAGTCTTGATGAAAGAGCGATTAGAGATCGCATTTTCAGGAAATAACAGTCTGTTACAGGAATTTCAAGAAAAAATGGGAATCCAAATCAACTGGCAAGAACTATTGACAAAGGAAGAAACATACTTTATAGTGGTTATTATCAGTCTCATCGCTATTCTTCTTTGGCTTTTATTTGTTAAAGTGTTTAGCAAGAGAAAATAA
- a CDS encoding ABC transporter ATP-binding protein yields MILQTKHLTKRYGNHMAVDDIQLEFEKGSFNAILGPNGAGKSTTISMLIGLKKPTQGQIRYAPNTKIGVVFQASVLDEMLTVRENLTIRAQQYKEIAASRVDDLIHQLGLTAFQKQLYGTLSGGQKRRVDIARALLSRPDILFLDEPTTGLDIQTRKSIWDLLYRLQKDEGMTIILTTHYLDEADEADQIYIVDHGKVIAQGSATAIKSQYASNILKIRFKEMKDLEKLLQTGMTVEEENEMEYLFYPRTSQEAIEYLAKVREKIDSFEFRSGTMDDAFIALTGREVR; encoded by the coding sequence ATGATTTTACAAACTAAACATTTGACTAAACGGTACGGCAATCATATGGCTGTCGATGATATTCAGTTAGAGTTTGAAAAAGGAAGTTTCAATGCTATTTTGGGACCCAATGGTGCAGGGAAATCAACCACCATTTCCATGTTAATCGGTTTGAAAAAGCCGACACAAGGTCAGATTCGATATGCGCCAAATACGAAAATCGGAGTGGTTTTTCAAGCTAGTGTACTGGATGAGATGTTGACGGTTAGGGAAAATCTCACGATTCGTGCTCAACAATATAAGGAGATTGCGGCAAGTCGTGTGGATGATTTGATTCATCAACTGGGTTTGACTGCTTTCCAGAAACAACTATATGGGACTTTGTCAGGTGGGCAAAAACGTCGGGTTGATATTGCGCGTGCTCTTCTTTCGCGACCAGATATTCTTTTCTTGGATGAACCAACGACAGGTCTTGATATTCAAACTCGCAAATCCATCTGGGATCTACTGTATCGACTACAAAAGGATGAAGGGATGACTATTATCTTAACGACTCATTATCTGGATGAAGCGGATGAAGCGGATCAGATCTATATCGTTGATCATGGGAAAGTGATTGCGCAAGGTTCTGCGACTGCTATTAAAAGTCAGTATGCATCTAATATTCTAAAAATTCGTTTTAAGGAAATGAAGGATCTAGAAAAATTGCTACAGACTGGAATGACAGTCGAGGAAGAAAATGAGATGGAATATCTTTTTTATCCAAGGACGTCACAGGAGGCCATTGAATATTTGGCAAAAGTTCGAGAAAAAATTGATTCTTTTGAGTTTCGTTCGGGTACTATGGATGATGCCTTTATTGCACTTACAGGAAGAGAGGTCCGCTAA
- a CDS encoding leucyl-tRNA synthetase, whose protein sequence is MSFYNHKEIEHKWQGYWAEHHTFKTGTDASKPKFYALDMFPYPSGAGLHVGHPEGYTATDILSRYKRAQGYNVLHPMGWDAFGLPAEQYAMDTGNDPAEFTAENIANFKRQINALGFSYDWDREVNTTDPNYYKWTQWIFTKLYEKGLAYEAEVPVNWVEELGTAIANEEVLPDGTSERGGYPVVRKPMRQWMLKITAYAERLLNDLDELDWPESIKDMQRNWIGKSTGANVTFKVKGTDKEFTVFTTRPDTLFGATFTVLAPEHDLVDAITSPEQADAVADYKHQASLKSDLARTDLAKEKTGVWTGAYAINPVNGKEIPIWIADYVLASYGTGAVMAVPAHDQRDWEFAKQFDLPIVEVLEGGNVEEAAYTEDGLHVNSDFLDGLNKEEAIAKIVAWLEEKGCGQEKVTYRLRDWLFSRQRYWGEPIPIIHWEDGTSTAVPESELPLVLPVTKDIRPSGTGESPLANLADWLEVTREDGVKGRRETNTMPQWAGSSWYYLRYIDPHNTEKLADEDLLKQWLPVDIYVGGAEHAVLHLLYARFWHKFLYDLGVVPTKEPFQKLFNQGMILGTSYRDHRGALVATDKVEKRDGSFFHVETGEELEQAPAKMSKSLKNVVNPDDVVEQYGADTLRVYEMFMGPLDASIAWSEEGLEGSRKFLDRVYRLITSKEIVAENNGALDKVYNETVKSVTEQIESMKFNTAIAQLMVFVNAANKEDKLYVDYAKGFIQLIAPFAPHLAEELWQTVAATGESISYVAWPTWDESKLVEDEIEIVVQIKGKVRAKLMVAKDLSREELQEIALADEKVKAEIDGKEIVKVIAVPNKLVNIVVK, encoded by the coding sequence ATGAGTTTTTACAATCATAAAGAAATTGAGCATAAGTGGCAGGGCTACTGGGCAGAACATCATACATTTAAGACAGGAACAGATGCCTCAAAACCGAAGTTTTATGCTCTCGACATGTTCCCATATCCTTCAGGAGCTGGATTGCACGTAGGACACCCAGAAGGTTATACTGCAACCGATATCCTCAGCCGTTACAAACGTGCGCAAGGCTACAATGTCCTTCACCCAATGGGATGGGATGCTTTTGGTTTGCCAGCTGAGCAGTACGCTATGGATACGGGGAATGACCCAGCAGAATTTACAGCGGAAAATATTGCCAACTTCAAACGTCAAATCAATGCGCTTGGCTTCTCTTATGACTGGGATCGTGAAGTCAACACAACAGATCCAAACTATTACAAGTGGACTCAATGGATTTTCACTAAGCTTTACGAAAAAGGCTTGGCCTATGAAGCGGAAGTACCAGTAAACTGGGTAGAAGAATTGGGAACAGCTATCGCCAACGAAGAAGTCCTTCCTGACGGAACTTCTGAGCGTGGTGGCTATCCTGTTGTCCGCAAACCAATGCGCCAATGGATGCTTAAAATCACGGCCTATGCAGAGCGCTTGCTTAATGACTTGGATGAGTTGGATTGGCCAGAATCTATCAAGGATATGCAACGCAACTGGATTGGTAAATCAACTGGTGCCAATGTAACTTTCAAAGTGAAAGGGACTGACAAGGAATTCACCGTCTTTACAACTCGTCCTGATACTCTTTTCGGTGCGACCTTCACAGTCTTGGCTCCTGAGCATGACTTGGTTGACGCCATCACAAGTCCAGAGCAAGCTGATGCAGTTGCAGACTACAAACACCAAGCTAGTCTCAAGTCTGACTTGGCTCGTACCGACCTTGCCAAGGAAAAAACTGGTGTTTGGACGGGTGCTTATGCCATCAATCCTGTCAATGGCAAGGAAATCCCAATCTGGATTGCAGACTATGTTCTTGCTAGTTATGGAACAGGTGCTGTCATGGCCGTGCCTGCCCATGACCAACGTGACTGGGAATTTGCCAAACAATTTGACCTTCCAATCGTAGAAGTGCTAGAAGGTGGAAACGTTGAAGAAGCTGCCTATACTGAAGATGGTCTTCATGTCAATTCAGACTTCCTAGATGGACTGAACAAAGAAGAAGCGATTGCTAAGATTGTGGCTTGGTTGGAAGAGAAAGGTTGTGGACAAGAGAAGGTTACCTACCGTCTCCGCGACTGGCTCTTTAGCCGTCAACGTTACTGGGGTGAGCCAATCCCAATCATTCATTGGGAAGATGGAACTTCAACAGCTGTCCCTGAAAGTGAATTGCCACTTGTCTTGCCAGTCACCAAGGATATCCGCCCTTCAGGTACTGGGGAAAGCCCATTGGCTAACTTGGCAGACTGGCTTGAAGTGACGCGTGAAGATGGTGTCAAAGGTCGTCGTGAAACAAACACTATGCCACAATGGGCTGGTTCAAGCTGGTACTACCTCCGCTATATTGACCCACATAACACAGAAAAATTGGCCGATGAGGATCTCCTCAAACAATGGTTGCCAGTAGATATCTACGTGGGTGGTGCAGAGCATGCTGTTCTTCACTTGCTTTACGCTCGTTTCTGGCACAAATTCCTCTATGACCTCGGTGTTGTTCCAACTAAAGAACCATTCCAAAAACTCTTTAACCAAGGAATGATTTTGGGAACAAGCTACCGTGACCACCGTGGAGCTCTTGTAGCGACTGATAAGGTTGAAAAACGTGACGGTTCTTTCTTCCATGTGGAAACAGGAGAAGAGTTGGAGCAAGCGCCAGCTAAGATGTCTAAATCGCTCAAGAACGTTGTCAACCCAGACGATGTGGTGGAACAATATGGTGCTGATACCCTTCGTGTTTATGAAATGTTCATGGGACCACTCGATGCTTCGATTGCTTGGTCAGAAGAAGGTCTGGAAGGAAGTCGTAAGTTCCTCGACCGTGTTTACCGTTTGATTACAAGTAAAGAAATTGTTGCGGAAAATAATGGTGCTCTTGACAAGGTTTATAACGAAACCGTTAAATCTGTTACTGAGCAAATCGAATCCATGAAATTCAACACAGCCATTGCCCAACTTATGGTCTTTGTCAACGCTGCTAATAAGGAAGACAAACTCTATGTGGACTACGCCAAAGGCTTTATCCAATTGATTGCCCCATTTGCACCTCACTTGGCAGAAGAACTCTGGCAAACTGTTGCTGCAACAGGTGAGTCCATCTCTTACGTGGCTTGGCCAACATGGGACGAAAGCAAATTGGTTGAAGACGAAATCGAAATCGTTGTCCAAATCAAAGGAAAAGTCCGTGCCAAACTCATGGTCGCTAAAGACCTGTCACGCGAAGAATTGCAAGAAATTGCTCTGGCTGACGAAAAAGTCAAAGCAGAAATTGACGGTAAGGAAATCGTGAAGGTAATTGCAGTACCTAACAAGCTGGTAAATATCGTTGTGAAATAA
- a CDS encoding phosphoglycerate mutase, with translation MSKVRLYLVRHGKTMFNTIGRAQGWSDTPLTTEGELGIHELGIGLRESGLQFDRAYSSDSGRTIQTMGIILEELGLQGKIPYRMDKRIREWCFGSFDGAYDGDLFMGLIPRIFNVDHVHQLSYAELAEGLVEVDTAGWAEGWEKLSGRIKEGFEAIAKEMEEQGGGNALVVSHGMTIGTIVYLINGMHPHGLDNGSVTILEYENGQFSVEVVGDRSYRELGREKMAEIKN, from the coding sequence ATGTCTAAAGTAAGATTGTATTTGGTCCGTCATGGGAAAACGATGTTTAACACCATTGGACGTGCTCAAGGATGGAGTGATACACCTCTAACCACGGAAGGTGAGTTGGGAATTCATGAACTGGGAATTGGCTTGAGAGAGTCTGGCTTGCAGTTTGACCGCGCTTATTCCAGTGATTCAGGTCGCACTATTCAAACCATGGGAATTATCCTAGAAGAACTTGGCCTGCAGGGGAAAATCCCTTACCGCATGGACAAGCGCATCAGAGAGTGGTGCTTTGGTAGTTTTGATGGAGCCTATGATGGGGACCTCTTTATGGGATTGATTCCGAGAATTTTCAATGTAGACCATGTTCATCAGTTGTCCTATGCAGAACTAGCAGAAGGTTTGGTAGAGGTTGATACAGCAGGCTGGGCTGAAGGTTGGGAAAAACTCAGTGGTCGAATCAAGGAAGGCTTTGAAGCGATTGCCAAAGAAATGGAAGAACAAGGTGGGGGCAATGCCCTCGTTGTGAGCCATGGGATGACCATTGGAACCATTGTTTACCTGATCAACGGCATGCATCCGCATGGTCTGGATAATGGCAGTGTGACCATCCTAGAATACGAGAACGGTCAGTTTAGCGTAGAAGTTGTTGGTGACCGTAGCTATCGAGAGCTCGGACGTGAGAAGATGGCAGAAATAAAAAATTGA
- a CDS encoding 50S ribosomal protein L17, whose protein sequence is MAYRKLGRTSSQRKAMLRDLTTDLLINESIVTTEARAKEIRKTVEKMITLGKRGDLHARRQAAAFVRNEIASENYDEATDKYTSTTALQKLFSEIAPRYAERNGGYTRILKTEPRRGDAAPMAIIELV, encoded by the coding sequence ATGGCTTACCGTAAACTAGGACGCACTAGCTCACAACGTAAAGCAATGCTTCGCGATTTGACAACTGACCTTTTGATCAACGAATCAATCGTGACAACTGAAGCTCGTGCTAAAGAAATCCGTAAAACTGTTGAAAAAATGATTACTCTAGGTAAACGTGGTGATTTGCATGCACGTCGTCAAGCAGCTGCTTTTGTACGTAATGAAATCGCATCTGAAAACTATGATGAAGCAACTGACAAGTACACTTCTACTACAGCACTTCAAAAATTGTTCTCAGAAATCGCACCTCGTTATGCTGAACGTAACGGTGGATACACTCGTATCCTTAAAACTGAACCACGTCGTGGTGATGCTGCGCCAATGGCAATCATCGAATTAGTATAA
- a CDS encoding DNA-directed RNA polymerase subunit alpha: protein MIEFEKPNITKIDENKDYGKFVIEPLERGYGTTLGNSLRRVLLASLPGAAVTSINIEGVLHEFDTVPGVREDVMQIILNIKGIAVKSYVEDEKIIELDVEGPAEITAGDILTDSDIEIVNPDHYLFTIGEGSSLKATMTVNSGRGYVPADENKKDNAPVGTLAVDSIYTPVTKVNYQVEPARVGSNDGFDKLTLEILTNGTIIPEDALGLSARILTEHLDLFTNLTEIAKSTEVMKEADTESDDRILDRTIEELDLSVRSYNCLKRAGINTVHDLTEKSEAEMMKVRNLGRKSLEEVKLKLIDLGLGLKDK from the coding sequence ATGATTGAGTTTGAAAAACCAAATATAACAAAAATTGATGAAAATAAAGATTATGGCAAGTTTGTAATCGAACCACTTGAACGTGGTTACGGTACAACTCTTGGTAACTCTCTTCGTCGTGTACTACTAGCTTCTCTACCAGGAGCAGCAGTGACATCTATCAACATTGAAGGTGTCTTGCATGAGTTCGACACAGTTCCAGGTGTTCGTGAAGACGTGATGCAAATCATTCTGAACATTAAAGGGATTGCAGTGAAATCATACGTTGAAGACGAAAAAATCATTGAACTTGACGTTGAAGGTCCCGCTGAAATTACAGCTGGAGACATTTTGACTGATAGTGATATTGAGATTGTAAATCCAGATCATTATCTCTTTACAATCGGTGAAGGTTCTTCTCTAAAAGCGACAATGACTGTTAACAGTGGTCGTGGATATGTACCTGCTGATGAAAACAAAAAAGATAATGCACCAGTTGGAACACTTGCTGTAGATTCTATTTATACACCAGTTACAAAAGTCAACTATCAAGTAGAGCCTGCTCGTGTAGGTAGCAATGATGGATTTGACAAATTAACCCTTGAAATCTTGACTAATGGAACAATTATTCCAGAAGATGCTTTAGGGCTTTCAGCACGTATCTTGACAGAACATCTTGATTTGTTTACAAATCTTACTGAGATTGCTAAGTCAACTGAAGTGATGAAAGAAGCTGATACTGAATCTGACGATCGTATTTTGGATCGTACGATTGAGGAACTGGACTTGTCTGTGCGTTCATACAACTGTTTGAAACGTGCCGGTATCAATACTGTGCATGATTTGACAGAAAAATCTGAAGCAGAGATGATGAAAGTACGAAATCTTGGACGCAAGAGTTTGGAAGAAGTGAAACTCAAACTCATTGACTTGGGTCTTGGATTAAAAGATAAATAA
- a CDS encoding 30S ribosomal protein S11 — MAKPTRKRRVKKNIESGIAHIHATFNNTIVMITDVHGNAIAWSSAGALGFKGSRKSTPFAAQMASEAAAKSAQEHGLKSVEVTVKGPGSGRESAIRALAAAGLEVTAIRDVTPVPHNGARPPKRRRV, encoded by the coding sequence TTGGCTAAACCAACACGTAAACGTCGTGTGAAAAAGAATATCGAATCTGGTATTGCTCATATTCACGCTACATTTAATAACACTATTGTTATGATTACTGATGTGCATGGTAATGCAATTGCTTGGTCATCAGCTGGTGCTCTTGGTTTCAAAGGTTCTCGTAAATCTACACCATTCGCTGCTCAAATGGCTTCTGAAGCTGCTGCTAAATCTGCACAAGAACACGGTCTTAAATCAGTTGAAGTTACTGTAAAAGGTCCAGGTTCTGGTCGTGAGTCAGCTATTCGTGCGCTTGCTGCCGCTGGTCTTGAAGTAACAGCAATTCGTGATGTGACTCCAGTGCCACACAATGGTGCTCGTCCTCCAAAACGTCGCCGTGTATAA
- a CDS encoding 30S ribosomal protein S13, with amino-acid sequence MARIAGVDIPNDKRVVISLTYVYGIGLATSKKILAAAGISEDVRVRDLTSDQEDAIRREVDAIKVEGDLRREVNLNIKRLMEIGSYRGIRHRRGLPVRGQNTKNNARTRKGKAVAIAGKKK; translated from the coding sequence ATGGCTCGTATTGCTGGAGTTGACATTCCAAATGACAAACGCGTAGTAATCTCATTGACTTACGTTTATGGTATCGGACTTGCAACATCTAAGAAAATTTTGGCTGCTGCTGGAATCTCAGAAGATGTTCGTGTACGTGACCTTACATCAGATCAAGAAGATGCTATCCGTCGTGAAGTGGATGCAATCAAAGTTGAAGGTGACCTTCGTCGTGAAGTAAACTTGAACATCAAACGTTTGATGGAAATCGGTTCTTACCGTGGTATTCGTCACCGTCGTGGACTTCCTGTCCGTGGACAAAACACTAAAAACAACGCTCGCACTCGTAAAGGTAAAGCTGTTGCGATCGCTGGTAAGAAAAAATAA
- a CDS encoding translation initiation factor IF-1 encodes MAKDDVIEVEGKVVDTMPNAMFTVELENGHQILATVSGKIRKNYIRILAGDRVTVEMSPYDLTRGRITYRFK; translated from the coding sequence GTGGCAAAAGACGATGTGATTGAAGTTGAAGGCAAAGTAGTCGATACAATGCCTAACGCAATGTTTACGGTTGAACTTGAAAATGGACATCAGATTTTAGCAACAGTTTCTGGTAAAATTCGTAAAAACTATATTCGTATTTTAGCGGGAGATCGTGTTACTGTCGAGATGAGTCCATATGACTTAACACGTGGACGTATCACTTACCGCTTTAAATAA
- a CDS encoding adenylate kinase — MNLLIMGLPGAGKGTQAAKIVEQFHVAHISTGDMFRAAMANQTEMGVLAKSYIDKGELVPDEVTNGIVKERLSQDDIKETGFLLDGYPRTIEQAHALDKTLAELGIELEGVINIEVNPDCLLERLSGRIIHRETGETFHKVFNPPVDYKEEDYYQREDDKPETVKRRLDVNIAQGEPIIAHYRAKGLVHDIEGNQDINDVFKDIEKVLTNLK; from the coding sequence ATGAATCTTTTGATTATGGGCTTACCTGGAGCAGGTAAGGGAACGCAAGCAGCTAAAATTGTGGAGCAATTCCACGTGGCACACATTTCAACTGGAGATATGTTCCGTGCTGCTATGGCAAATCAAACTGAAATGGGTGTACTTGCAAAGTCATACATCGACAAAGGTGAGTTGGTTCCAGATGAAGTTACAAATGGAATCGTTAAAGAACGCCTTTCACAGGACGACATCAAGGAAACAGGTTTCTTGTTGGATGGTTACCCACGTACGATTGAACAAGCCCATGCCTTGGATAAAACATTGGCGGAACTCGGTATCGAACTAGAAGGTGTGATCAATATCGAAGTGAACCCAGATTGTCTCTTGGAACGTTTGAGTGGCCGTATCATCCATCGCGAAACAGGTGAAACCTTCCACAAAGTTTTCAACCCACCAGTTGACTATAAAGAGGAAGATTACTACCAACGTGAAGATGATAAACCTGAGACAGTGAAGCGTCGTTTGGATGTGAATATCGCCCAAGGTGAACCAATCATTGCTCACTACCGTGCCAAAGGATTGGTCCACGATATCGAAGGGAATCAAGATATCAATGATGTGTTCAAAGACATCGAAAAAGTATTGACAAATTTGAAATAA
- a CDS encoding preprotein translocase subunit SecY, which yields MFFKLLKEALKVKQVRSKILFTIFIILVFRIGTSITVPGVNAKSLEALSGLSFLNMLSLVSGNAMKNFSVFALGVSPYITASIVVQLLQMDILPKFVEWGKQGEVGRRKLNQATRYIALVLAFVQSIGITAGFNTLSGAKLLTTALTPQVFVTIGIILTAGSMIVTWLGEQITDKGYGNGVSMIIFAGIVASIPEMIKGIYVDYFVNIPSSRLTSSIIFVVILIIAVLLIVYFTTFVQQAEYKIPIQYTKVAQGAPSSSYLPLKVNPAGVIPVIFASSITAAPAAILQFLSATGHDWAWVRTAQEMLSTTSPTGVAMYALLIILFTFFYTFVQINPEKAAENLQKSGAYIHGVRPGKGTEEFMSKLLRRLATVGSIFLGVISILPIVAKDVFGLSEAVAFGGTSLLIIISTGIEGIKQLEGYLLKRKYVGFMDKTE from the coding sequence ATGTTTTTTAAATTACTAAAAGAAGCGCTCAAGGTTAAACAAGTTCGATCAAAAATTCTCTTTACAATTTTTATCATTCTTGTTTTCCGTATTGGGACAAGTATTACAGTTCCAGGTGTGAATGCGAAAAGTTTAGAAGCTCTCAGTGGTTTATCTTTCTTGAACATGCTTAGTCTTGTTTCAGGGAATGCCATGAAGAACTTCTCCGTTTTTGCACTCGGAGTAAGTCCGTATATCACTGCTTCCATCGTTGTTCAATTGCTACAAATGGATATTTTACCGAAGTTTGTAGAATGGGGCAAACAAGGGGAAGTAGGACGGAGAAAACTAAACCAAGCTACTCGTTATATTGCACTTGTGCTTGCATTTGTTCAATCTATCGGGATTACAGCAGGATTTAACACTCTTTCTGGAGCAAAATTATTAACGACAGCTTTAACACCACAAGTCTTTGTTACTATCGGTATTATCCTCACAGCAGGTAGTATGATTGTAACTTGGCTCGGGGAACAAATTACAGATAAGGGATACGGAAACGGTGTTTCTATGATCATCTTTGCAGGTATTGTCGCTTCAATCCCTGAGATGATTAAAGGAATCTATGTTGACTACTTCGTCAATATTCCAAGTAGCCGTTTGACTTCATCTATTATCTTTGTCGTTATTTTGATTATCGCTGTCTTGTTGATTGTATACTTTACAACCTTTGTTCAACAGGCAGAATATAAAATTCCAATCCAATATACAAAAGTTGCTCAAGGAGCCCCATCAAGCTCATACCTTCCATTGAAGGTAAACCCAGCGGGGGTTATCCCAGTTATCTTTGCAAGTTCCATCACAGCAGCACCTGCAGCCATTCTTCAATTTTTGAGTGCTACAGGTCATGATTGGGCTTGGGTACGTACAGCACAGGAAATGTTATCTACAACATCTCCGACTGGTGTTGCTATGTATGCCTTGCTAATCATTCTCTTTACGTTCTTCTATACATTTGTACAGATCAATCCAGAGAAAGCAGCAGAAAACTTGCAAAAGAGTGGAGCCTACATTCATGGTGTCCGTCCTGGTAAGGGAACTGAAGAATTCATGTCGAAACTTCTTCGTCGCCTTGCGACTGTCGGATCGATCTTCCTAGGTGTGATTTCTATCTTGCCGATTGTGGCAAAAGATGTCTTTGGTCTTTCAGAAGCTGTTGCTTTTGGGGGAACTAGTCTTTTGATCATTATCTCAACCGGTATTGAAGGAATCAAACAGCTAGAAGGTTACCTATTGAAACGTAAGTATGTTGGTTTCATGGACAAAACAGAATAA
- a CDS encoding 50S ribosomal protein L15: MKLHELKPAEGSRKVRNRVGRGTSSGNGKTSGRGQKGQKARSGGGVRLGFEGGQTPLFRRLPKRGFTNINAKEYAIVNLDQLNVFEDGAEVTPVVLIEAGIVKAEKSGVKILGNGELTKKLTVKAAKFSKSAEEAITAKGGSVEVI, translated from the coding sequence ATGAAACTTCATGAATTGAAACCTGCAGAAGGTTCTCGTAAAGTACGTAACCGTGTTGGTCGTGGTACTTCATCAGGTAACGGTAAAACATCTGGTCGCGGTCAAAAAGGTCAAAAAGCTCGTAGCGGTGGCGGAGTTCGCCTTGGTTTTGAAGGTGGACAAACTCCATTGTTCCGTCGTCTTCCAAAACGTGGATTCACTAACATCAACGCTAAAGAATACGCAATTGTAAACCTTGACCAATTGAACGTCTTTGAAGACGGTGCAGAAGTAACTCCAGTTGTACTTATCGAAGCAGGAATTGTGAAAGCTGAAAAATCAGGAGTTAAAATTCTTGGTAACGGTGAGTTGACTAAGAAATTGACTGTGAAAGCAGCTAAATTCTCTAAATCAGCTGAGGAAGCTATCACTGCTAAAGGTGGTTCTGTAGAAGTCATCTAA
- a CDS encoding 50S ribosomal protein L30, producing MAQIKITLTKSPIGRIPSQRKTVVALGLGKLNSSVIKEDNAAIRGMITAVSHLVTVEEVN from the coding sequence ATGGCTCAAATTAAAATTACTTTGACTAAGTCTCCAATCGGACGCATTCCATCACAACGTAAAACTGTTGTAGCACTTGGACTTGGCAAATTGAACAGCTCTGTTATCAAAGAAGACAACGCTGCTATCCGTGGTATGATCACTGCAGTATCTCACTTGGTAACAGTTGAAGAAGTAAACTAA